Proteins encoded by one window of Streptomyces sp. NBC_01571:
- a CDS encoding glutamate decarboxylase → MPLHQGSEKPDERPMSVNPFFGDANPLGDMTEAPPKHRLPDRPLTPTIAYQLVHDELMLDGNARLNLATFVTTWMEPQAGVLMGECLDKNMIDKDEYPRTAELERRCVAMLADLWNAPDPGAVVGCSTTGSSEACMLAGMALKRRWTQRNADRYPGARPNLVMGVNVQVCWEKFCNFWEVEARQVPMEGDRFHLDPQAAAELCDENTIGVVGILGSTFDGSYEPIADLCAALDRLQERTGLDIPVHVDGASGGMIAPFLDPDLVWDFRLPRVSSINTSGHKYGLVYPGVGWALWRSSAELPEELVFRVNYLGGDMPTFALNFSRPGAQVAAQYYTFLRLGREGYRAVQQTTRDLARGLARRIEELEDFRLITRGDQLPVFAFTTAPHVSAYDVFDVSRRLRENGWLVPAYTFPANREDLSVLRVVCRNGFSADLADLFMEDLSRLVPQLRRQPHPWTRDKQRATGFHH, encoded by the coding sequence ATGCCGCTCCACCAAGGCTCCGAGAAGCCCGACGAGCGACCGATGTCCGTCAACCCCTTCTTCGGCGACGCGAATCCGCTCGGCGACATGACCGAGGCGCCACCCAAGCACCGGCTCCCGGACCGGCCGCTGACGCCCACGATCGCCTACCAGCTGGTCCACGACGAACTGATGCTGGACGGCAACGCACGGCTGAATCTCGCCACCTTCGTCACCACCTGGATGGAGCCGCAGGCCGGGGTGCTGATGGGGGAGTGCCTCGACAAGAACATGATCGACAAGGACGAGTACCCGCGCACCGCCGAGCTGGAGCGACGCTGCGTGGCCATGCTCGCGGACCTGTGGAACGCGCCCGATCCCGGCGCCGTCGTGGGCTGTTCCACGACCGGTTCGAGCGAGGCGTGCATGCTCGCGGGGATGGCGCTGAAGCGGCGCTGGACGCAGCGGAACGCGGACCGCTACCCGGGAGCGCGCCCCAACCTCGTCATGGGGGTGAACGTCCAGGTCTGCTGGGAGAAGTTCTGCAACTTCTGGGAGGTCGAGGCCCGCCAAGTGCCCATGGAGGGCGACCGGTTCCACCTCGACCCGCAGGCGGCGGCCGAGCTGTGCGACGAGAACACCATCGGGGTCGTCGGGATCCTCGGCTCCACCTTCGACGGGTCCTACGAGCCGATCGCGGACCTCTGCGCGGCCCTCGACCGGCTCCAGGAGCGTACGGGCCTGGACATCCCCGTCCATGTCGACGGAGCGTCCGGCGGGATGATCGCCCCCTTCCTGGACCCGGACCTGGTCTGGGACTTCCGGCTGCCGCGGGTGTCGTCGATCAACACCTCGGGGCACAAGTACGGACTCGTCTACCCGGGTGTCGGATGGGCGCTGTGGCGGTCGTCGGCCGAGCTGCCGGAGGAGCTCGTCTTCCGGGTCAACTACCTGGGCGGCGACATGCCGACCTTCGCGCTCAACTTCTCGCGGCCCGGCGCACAGGTCGCGGCGCAGTACTACACCTTCCTGCGGCTGGGCCGCGAGGGCTACCGGGCCGTCCAGCAGACGACCCGGGACCTGGCCCGCGGGCTCGCCCGACGGATCGAGGAGCTGGAGGACTTCCGCCTGATCACCCGGGGCGACCAACTGCCCGTCTTCGCCTTCACGACGGCGCCCCACGTGAGCGCTTACGACGTCTTCGACGTGTCCCGGCGCCTGCGGGAGAACGGCTGGCTGGTACCCGCGTACACCTTCCCGGCCAACCGGGAGGACCTGTCGGTGCTGCGGGTGGTGTGCCGTAACGGCTTCTCGGCGGATCTCGCCGACCTCTTCATGGAGGACCTGAGCCGGCTGGTGCCCCAACTGCGCCGTCAGCCACATCCGTGGACCCGTGACAAGCAGCGGGCGACCGGCTTCCACCACTGA